The Candidatus Saccharimonadales bacterium nucleotide sequence TCCGCACTAAGTTCATCGCACGGGAGGTAGCGTAATATGGCAACTAAACAAGTTAAAAAAGTTGCAAAAGCAACTGAAGTTAAGACTGTCGAACAGATGCAAGAACTTTTAGCTACTAAACAAGCTGATCAAATTGCATTAAAACGTGGTCACGCAGCTGGCGAACTTGCCAACCCGCGGGTCCTCACCACGACACGTAAAGAAATCGCACGCCTTCACGCCGCTATCCGAGCAGCTGAGATCGCAAGTGCAAAGGAGAGTAAATAATATGGCCAAGACATTGACCGGTATCGTCACATCGGATGTGGCTGACAAAACCATCACCGTCACTGTAACTAGTCGTGAAACGCATCCTATTTATGGCAAACAATATACTGTTAGCCGAAAATACGCAGCCCACGATGAAAAGAACGAAGCGAAGAAGGGTGACAAAGTCACTATTTCTGAAACTCGTCCAGTTTCAAAACGAAAAGCTTTCAAGCTTGACGCTGTGATTTTGAAATCACGTGGCAGCATTGAACTAAAAGAGGACGAGGCATAGTATGATCCAACAAGAATCACGCCTCATCGTCTGCGATAACAGTGGTGCTAAAACGCTACTGTGTATTCGTGTACTCGGCGGTACTAGACGCCGCTACGCACGTGTTGGTGACATAATTGTCGCAACCGTAAAAACAGCTAACCCAACAGGTACTGTCAAACGTAAATCAGTCGTTAAAGCCGTTGTGGTCCGAACTCGTGATCAAATCCAACGTCCTGACGGCAGCACGATTGCATTTGATGACAATGCCGCCGTCATTATTGGCGACGACAAGCTACCAAAGGGTACTCGTGTATTTGGACCAGTTCCTAGGGAACTTCGCGACATGGGTTACGCAAAGATTATCAGCTTAGCTCCGGAGGTACTCTAATATGGCACAACGTATTCAAAAAGATGATGTCGTCAAGCTTATTAGTGGTGCTAAAAAGGGCACAACTGGTAAAGTACTTCGCGTATTGACTAAAAAGGATGCTGTTCTTATTGAAGGCATCGGTGTTGGTCACCGTAAAGTAAAACCATCACAGCAAAACCCACGCGGTGGTAGTAAAGATATTCACGTACCAACTCCACTACATAAAGTAGCGCTTGTTGTTGATGAAAAATCTAACGCAACCAGCCGAGTTGGGTATATTAAAAATGCTGACGGCAACAAGGTTCGCCTTGCACGTCAACTTAAGAACAAGGAGATCAAGTAATGGCTAAAGCTACTACTACTGTTGCTCCTCGCCTGAAAGCTTTATATAAGGAAACTTATGTCAAAGAACTACAAGCCGAACTGAACCTAAAGAATATTCATCAGGTGCCAAAGCTCGAGAAAATTGTAGTCAGCGTTGGTATCGGCAAGAATAAAGATGACAAGCGTCATTACGAAACCGTGAGTAACACACTAAAAAAGATCACTGGCCAACAGCCAGTTGATCGCATGGCCAAAAAATCTATCGCGACATTTAAAATTCGTGCTGGTCTTAACCGTGTTGGGATTAGTGTAACGCTTCGTGGTGCTCGTATGTACGAGTTCCTTGATCGTCTTGTTAATATCGCACTTCCTCGTGTTCGTGACTTCCATGGTGTATCAACGAAATTTGATAAAGGTGGAAACTACAACCTTGGTCTTATTGAACAATCGATTTTCCCTGAATTAACATTCGAGGAAACACAAGTACTTCACGGCCTACAGGTTACTTTCGCAATTAAAAACGAAGACGCAACCCATTCCCGTGCATTACTTGAAAAATTCGGTCTACCAT carries:
- the rplX gene encoding 50S ribosomal protein L24, coding for MAQRIQKDDVVKLISGAKKGTTGKVLRVLTKKDAVLIEGIGVGHRKVKPSQQNPRGGSKDIHVPTPLHKVALVVDEKSNATSRVGYIKNADGNKVRLARQLKNKEIK
- the rpsQ gene encoding 30S ribosomal protein S17 — its product is MAKTLTGIVTSDVADKTITVTVTSRETHPIYGKQYTVSRKYAAHDEKNEAKKGDKVTISETRPVSKRKAFKLDAVILKSRGSIELKEDEA
- the rplE gene encoding 50S ribosomal protein L5, with the protein product MAKATTTVAPRLKALYKETYVKELQAELNLKNIHQVPKLEKIVVSVGIGKNKDDKRHYETVSNTLKKITGQQPVDRMAKKSIATFKIRAGLNRVGISVTLRGARMYEFLDRLVNIALPRVRDFHGVSTKFDKGGNYNLGLIEQSIFPELTFEETQVLHGLQVTFAIKNEDATHSRALLEKFGLPFEKEGGKR
- the rplN gene encoding 50S ribosomal protein L14; the encoded protein is MIQQESRLIVCDNSGAKTLLCIRVLGGTRRRYARVGDIIVATVKTANPTGTVKRKSVVKAVVVRTRDQIQRPDGSTIAFDDNAAVIIGDDKLPKGTRVFGPVPRELRDMGYAKIISLAPEVL
- the rpmC gene encoding 50S ribosomal protein L29, which produces MATKQVKKVAKATEVKTVEQMQELLATKQADQIALKRGHAAGELANPRVLTTTRKEIARLHAAIRAAEIASAKESK